One window of the Acinetobacter equi genome contains the following:
- the lldP gene encoding L-lactate permease, which yields MRMLQSWQQIYDPMGNIWLSSLIALIPIVFFFFALAVFRLKGSVAGTITVILALGVSLFAYDMPAMMAFASLIYGFLYGLWPIAWIIVGAVFLYKISVKTGQFSVIRASILSITEDQRLQMLLVGFAFGTFLEGAAGFGAPVAITAALLVGLGFKPLYAAGLCLIVNTAPVAFGAMGIPIIVAGQVSGVETLEISKMVGRQLPFMVPIVLFWIMAIMDGWRGVKETWPAVIVGGGAFAIAQYLTSNFVGPELPDITAAIASLVALTVLLKFWQPKHIFRFNQEDQNVDGSLEEEKQKKYTLGQIAKAWSPFAILTVMVTIWSIKPFKDLFAKGGALHDLVISIQVPYLHQLVQKMPPVVADVQDYDAVFKFDWLSATGTAIFIAAVITIIYLKMKPKEAISTFAETIYELKTPIYSIGMVLAFAFIANYSGMSATLALALAHTGHAFTFFSPFLGWIGVFLTGSDTSANALFSALQATTAQQIGVPEVLLVAANTSGGVTGKMISPQSIAIACAAVGLVGKESDLFRFTVKHSIVFTIMIGIMITLQAYVFPWMIP from the coding sequence ATGAGAATGCTGCAATCATGGCAACAGATTTATGATCCAATGGGGAATATTTGGCTATCTAGCCTAATTGCGCTTATTCCTATTGTATTTTTCTTTTTTGCATTGGCTGTCTTTCGTTTAAAAGGGAGCGTTGCGGGAACAATTACTGTAATTTTGGCATTGGGCGTTTCGTTATTTGCATATGATATGCCTGCGATGATGGCATTCGCTTCCTTGATTTATGGCTTTTTATATGGTCTGTGGCCAATTGCATGGATTATTGTTGGTGCAGTTTTTCTGTATAAAATTTCAGTTAAAACAGGGCAGTTTAGCGTTATTCGAGCTTCTATTTTATCCATTACTGAAGATCAACGTTTACAAATGCTTTTAGTAGGTTTTGCCTTTGGTACTTTTTTAGAAGGTGCTGCAGGTTTTGGTGCACCAGTTGCAATTACAGCGGCTTTATTGGTTGGATTAGGGTTTAAACCTTTATATGCTGCTGGTTTATGTTTAATTGTAAATACAGCTCCTGTTGCATTTGGTGCGATGGGTATTCCAATTATTGTGGCAGGTCAGGTTTCTGGTGTTGAAACTCTAGAAATTAGTAAGATGGTAGGTCGCCAATTACCATTTATGGTGCCGATTGTGCTGTTTTGGATTATGGCAATCATGGATGGCTGGCGTGGTGTTAAAGAAACATGGCCTGCGGTAATTGTAGGTGGTGGTGCATTTGCTATTGCTCAATATTTAACATCAAATTTTGTAGGTCCAGAATTACCAGACATTACCGCAGCAATTGCATCTTTAGTTGCTCTTACAGTGCTATTGAAATTTTGGCAACCAAAACATATTTTCCGTTTTAATCAAGAAGACCAAAATGTTGATGGGAGCTTAGAAGAAGAAAAGCAAAAGAAATATACCTTGGGGCAAATTGCAAAAGCATGGTCTCCATTTGCTATTTTAACGGTTATGGTAACAATTTGGAGCATTAAGCCATTTAAGGATTTATTTGCCAAAGGTGGTGCTTTACATGACTTAGTGATTTCAATCCAAGTGCCATATTTACATCAGCTTGTGCAAAAAATGCCGCCTGTTGTTGCTGATGTTCAAGATTATGATGCAGTTTTTAAGTTTGATTGGTTGTCTGCAACAGGGACTGCAATTTTTATTGCGGCAGTGATTACAATCATTTATTTAAAAATGAAACCTAAAGAAGCGATTTCAACATTTGCCGAAACAATCTATGAATTAAAAACACCAATTTATTCAATTGGTATGGTGTTAGCATTTGCTTTTATTGCAAATTATTCAGGAATGTCTGCAACATTAGCTTTAGCACTTGCACATACTGGACATGCTTTCACTTTCTTCTCTCCATTCTTAGGATGGATTGGCGTGTTTTTAACAGGTTCAGATACATCGGCAAATGCATTGTTCTCTGCATTACAAGCGACAACGGCACAGCAAATTGGTGTTCCAGAAGTATTGTTGGTTGCAGCAAATACTAGTGGTGGTGTAACAGGGAAAATGATTTCACCACAATCAATTGCAATTGCATGTGCAGCCGTAGGTTTGGTGGGTAAAGAATCAGATTTATTCCGATTTACTGTAAAACACAGTATCGTTTTTACCATCATGATCGGTATTATGATTACCTTACAAGCTTATGTGTTCCCATGGATGATTCCATGA
- the argG gene encoding argininosuccinate synthase, protein MTDNATILQNVPVGKKVGIAFSGGLDTSAALLWMKQKGAEPYAYTANLGQPDEDDYDAIPKKAEAYGAVKARLVDCRLQLALEGIAAIQCGAFHISTGGVPYFNTTPLGRAVTGTMLVTAMKEDDVNIWGDGSTYKGNDIERFYRYGLLTNPALKIYKPWLDQTFIDELGGRAEMSQFLIDNGFDYKMSKEKAYSTDSNMLGATHEAKDLEYLNAGIKIVDPIMGVAFWKEDVEIAPEEVSITFEEGFPVAINGQRIEDPVEFILEANKIGGRHGLGMSDQIENRIIEAKSRGIYEAPGMALLHIAYERLVTGIHNEDTIEQYRINGLRLGRLLYQGRWFDSQALMLRETAQRWVAKAITGTVTLELRRGNDYTIMNTESENLTYEAERLTMEKGDSMFSPADRIGQLTMRNLDITDTRAKLGIYTGAGLLAVGTGSAVPQLKDKNK, encoded by the coding sequence ATGACTGATAATGCAACTATCTTGCAGAATGTACCGGTAGGCAAAAAAGTTGGTATCGCCTTTTCTGGTGGTCTTGATACTTCAGCTGCTTTATTGTGGATGAAACAAAAAGGTGCTGAACCTTATGCTTACACAGCAAACTTAGGTCAGCCAGATGAAGATGACTACGATGCTATTCCGAAAAAAGCTGAAGCTTATGGTGCGGTAAAAGCACGATTAGTTGATTGCCGCTTACAACTTGCACTTGAAGGTATTGCTGCAATTCAATGTGGTGCATTCCATATCAGTACAGGTGGTGTTCCTTATTTCAATACAACACCTTTAGGTCGTGCAGTAACAGGTACTATGCTTGTTACTGCAATGAAAGAAGATGATGTAAATATCTGGGGTGATGGTTCGACTTATAAAGGTAACGACATTGAGCGTTTCTACCGTTATGGTCTTTTAACAAACCCAGCACTAAAAATTTATAAGCCTTGGTTAGACCAAACATTTATTGATGAGCTTGGTGGTCGTGCGGAAATGTCACAATTCCTGATCGACAACGGCTTTGACTATAAAATGTCAAAAGAAAAAGCATACTCAACAGATTCAAACATGTTAGGTGCGACTCACGAAGCAAAAGATCTTGAATACCTAAATGCTGGTATCAAAATCGTTGACCCAATTATGGGCGTTGCATTCTGGAAAGAAGACGTTGAAATCGCTCCTGAAGAAGTATCAATTACTTTTGAAGAAGGTTTCCCTGTTGCAATCAACGGTCAACGCATTGAAGATCCTGTTGAGTTTATTCTTGAAGCAAACAAAATCGGTGGTCGTCACGGTCTAGGTATGTCTGACCAAATCGAAAACCGTATCATCGAAGCGAAATCTCGTGGTATCTACGAAGCTCCTGGTATGGCTCTTCTTCATATCGCTTACGAGCGTCTTGTGACTGGTATTCACAACGAAGATACGATTGAACAATACCGTATTAACGGTTTACGTCTTGGTCGTTTATTATACCAAGGTCGTTGGTTCGATTCACAAGCATTAATGCTTCGTGAAACTGCACAACGTTGGGTTGCTAAAGCAATTACTGGTACAGTAACTTTAGAACTTCGTCGTGGTAACGATTACACAATCATGAACACTGAATCTGAAAACCTTACATATGAAGCTGAACGCTTAACTATGGAAAAAGGTGACTCTATGTTCTCTCCAGCAGATCGTATTGGTCAATTGACTATGCGTAACCTAGACATCACAGATACTCGCGCAAAATTAGGTATCTACACTGGTGCAGGTTTACTTGCTGTAGGTACAGGTTCTGCTGTTCCTCAATTAAAAGATAAAAACAAATAA
- the pyrC gene encoding dihydroorotase, which translates to MNTITILQPDDWHAHLRDGLALQRTVPDLARQFARAICMPNLVPPVKTVAEAEAYRERILAHVPIDTQFDPRMVLYFTDHTSPDEVKKIKESEHVNAIKLYPAGATTNSDNGVSDIRKVYAVIEQLETHQVPLLLHGEVTHNHVDIFDREKRFLDEVLTPLLRQFPQLKIVLEHITTSDAAQFVLEQDRNVAATITPQHLLFNRNDMLVGGVKPHFYCLPILKRQTHQQTLLEVATSGNPQFFLGTDSAPHSKNAKENACGCAGCYSAPTAIELYAQAFDQVGKIERLEGFASHFGADFYGLPRNTKTITLVKEDQIIPESLDYLDGEKIVPLYAGKTIQWRKL; encoded by the coding sequence TTGAATACGATTACTATCCTTCAACCAGATGATTGGCATGCACATTTACGTGACGGCCTTGCTCTTCAAAGAACCGTACCCGATTTAGCTCGACAATTTGCTCGAGCAATCTGTATGCCAAATTTAGTACCACCTGTAAAAACAGTTGCTGAAGCTGAAGCATATCGTGAAAGAATTTTAGCTCATGTGCCAATAGACACTCAGTTCGATCCTCGCATGGTTCTTTATTTTACTGACCACACATCACCAGATGAAGTCAAAAAGATTAAAGAATCTGAACATGTAAATGCTATTAAGCTCTATCCTGCTGGTGCAACAACGAATTCAGACAATGGCGTAAGCGATATTCGTAAAGTTTATGCAGTAATTGAACAATTAGAAACACATCAAGTTCCTTTACTTTTACACGGTGAAGTTACACATAATCATGTTGATATTTTTGATCGTGAAAAACGCTTTCTCGATGAAGTGCTAACACCGCTATTAAGACAATTTCCACAACTTAAAATTGTACTTGAACATATCACAACAAGTGATGCAGCTCAGTTTGTTTTAGAACAAGATCGAAATGTCGCAGCAACAATCACACCACAACACTTATTATTTAACCGTAATGACATGCTAGTTGGTGGTGTTAAACCACATTTCTATTGTTTGCCTATTTTAAAACGCCAAACACATCAACAAACATTATTAGAAGTCGCAACCAGTGGAAATCCTCAATTTTTCCTTGGTACAGATAGCGCACCACATTCAAAAAATGCAAAAGAAAATGCATGTGGTTGTGCAGGCTGTTATAGTGCACCTACAGCAATCGAGCTTTATGCTCAGGCGTTTGATCAAGTTGGCAAAATAGAACGCCTTGAAGGCTTTGCTAGCCACTTCGGTGCGGACTTCTATGGTCTCCCACGAAATACGAAGACCATCACCCTAGTGAAAGAAGATCAAATTATTCCAGAAAGTTTAGACTATTTGGATGGTGAAAAAATTGTTCCACTTTATGCTGGAAAAACCATTCAATGGAGAAAATTGTGA
- the rnt gene encoding ribonuclease T gives MEKIVTDETLPIIGQRFRGFLPVVVDVETAGFNSQTDALLEIAAIPIVYDAEGKFVPGEAYHAHINPFEGANLDRRSLDFIGIDPFNPMRVAMAEDEKSAIKRIFKAINNVRREQNCTHAVLVGHNAHFDLGFVQAAIARTGTKNQNPFHSFSVFDTVTLSAVMFGQTVLAKSCIQAGIEFDGKEAHSALYDTQKTAELFCYILNKLAPNLVDTLVADQ, from the coding sequence ATGGAGAAAATTGTGACAGACGAAACTCTACCAATCATTGGTCAGCGTTTTCGAGGATTTTTACCTGTTGTTGTCGATGTTGAAACAGCAGGTTTTAATTCACAAACCGATGCTTTATTAGAAATTGCGGCTATTCCTATTGTTTATGATGCTGAAGGAAAATTTGTTCCTGGTGAAGCGTATCATGCACATATCAACCCTTTTGAAGGTGCAAATCTAGATCGTAGGTCTTTAGATTTTATTGGTATAGACCCTTTTAATCCAATGCGCGTCGCAATGGCTGAAGATGAAAAATCTGCTATAAAACGCATATTTAAAGCCATCAATAATGTTCGTCGCGAACAAAATTGTACGCATGCTGTTTTGGTTGGTCATAATGCCCATTTCGACTTAGGTTTTGTTCAAGCAGCAATTGCACGCACAGGTACCAAAAATCAAAATCCGTTCCATAGCTTTTCTGTTTTTGATACAGTGACTTTAAGTGCTGTTATGTTTGGACAAACGGTACTTGCCAAATCATGTATTCAGGCTGGAATTGAGTTTGATGGTAAAGAAGCTCACTCCGCTTTATATGACACACAGAAAACTGCTGAACTGTTTTGCTACATTTTAAACAAACTAGCACCAAATTTAGTTGACACTTTAGTGGCGGATCAATAA
- a CDS encoding TonB-dependent receptor plug domain-containing protein encodes MMTFSRTILSCAILTILNISAYANHETDSTYNTNNNKVYVALNTIHLTAQNNNEIGKTIYTKEDLERTPNSQKTISEFLKVNANIEFSNNANAAASQGEINSGDMSIHGALPYNNSFLVNGMNINNDINPYSNNTAANHVNNLAGSSQAITINTDLLCNLEVLDSNVSAKYGKFTGGVISAETCAPKTEVEKIHGSINYDYTNSSWNRFNYIDADEEADFLDPAETSAQKNYSKQGFSLFSYGRLSNTIGMNLGFTQRKSDIDANSLLIDARPYNETRQADNTTFELFYDPSDDFSAKLGLQHFEDKSLRFVATALTDGIKQSSNSDSINLNLKNNLGFATLKQNISYQEKKNNRESSINDIYAWYYSEDKNWGSTTQSTEGTFGNIYTKQKTFNYDVSGAFEDIQLFQTRHHFNIGAGFEHTNAGWYRPEDYSSYFLPTKFGTDCIQNDGTFADACDASFIPSKNTSGQYSTRKTVYLAGNIDLTQDSWYAFAEDKINWNDTIEATIGLRYDYDSITKNGNIAPRTSLNYMPFSNQSLILTTGWNRYYDRYLYTFSLQDGLNNLQQRYDRKDLDSPWTEGANNSSINVSRNQLDLPYANEWLIGMSGEFSNWSYQLKYIKRDYKDQYYLVRPDPTDLWTRIYTNDKTYRSKNITFNLNNITPIDLFEAEHRFNLALNYSNTKRDYNNADEVELKNYTHVLFNGSITTPNDIPASDFNTPITARLSWDFTPHRLTGLNISNFLIYKPHYDDLTKSSIPAKDQITHNGLPIIYSYNDTKIPTVFRWDMRISYTQKLSKNINGIFGLTINNVTNRHNVYLDNDYYLKSEIGRQFIADITLKF; translated from the coding sequence ATGATGACGTTCTCTCGTACAATCCTTAGCTGTGCCATTTTAACCATTCTCAATATATCAGCTTACGCAAACCATGAAACCGATAGTACATACAATACCAATAACAACAAAGTTTATGTTGCACTCAATACAATTCATTTGACTGCACAAAATAATAATGAAATTGGAAAAACCATTTATACCAAGGAAGATTTAGAGCGCACACCGAATAGCCAAAAAACAATTAGTGAATTTTTAAAAGTAAATGCAAATATAGAATTTTCAAATAATGCAAATGCTGCTGCATCTCAGGGTGAAATTAATTCAGGAGACATGTCCATTCATGGTGCTCTACCCTATAACAATAGCTTTTTAGTCAACGGAATGAATATCAACAATGATATTAATCCATATTCAAACAATACTGCTGCCAATCATGTCAACAATCTTGCAGGCAGCTCACAAGCCATCACCATCAATACCGACTTATTATGCAACCTTGAAGTATTAGATAGTAATGTTAGTGCTAAATATGGCAAATTTACAGGTGGTGTCATCAGCGCTGAAACCTGTGCACCAAAAACTGAAGTAGAAAAAATTCATGGTTCAATAAACTATGACTACACAAATTCTTCTTGGAACCGTTTCAACTATATTGATGCAGATGAAGAGGCTGATTTCTTAGATCCAGCAGAAACAAGTGCTCAAAAGAATTATAGTAAACAAGGGTTCAGTCTCTTTAGTTATGGGCGACTTAGCAATACTATTGGCATGAATTTAGGCTTTACGCAAAGGAAGTCAGATATTGATGCAAATTCTCTACTCATTGATGCACGCCCATACAATGAAACTCGCCAAGCCGATAATACAACATTTGAATTATTCTACGATCCATCAGATGACTTTTCTGCAAAACTTGGTTTACAACATTTTGAAGATAAAAGCTTACGTTTTGTAGCAACAGCTTTAACAGATGGTATTAAACAAAGTTCAAATAGTGATTCCATTAATTTAAACCTAAAAAATAATTTAGGATTTGCAACATTAAAGCAAAACATAAGCTATCAAGAGAAAAAAAATAACCGCGAAAGCTCAATCAATGATATTTATGCTTGGTACTATTCAGAAGATAAAAACTGGGGCTCAACAACCCAGTCCACAGAAGGTACTTTTGGCAATATTTACACCAAACAAAAAACCTTTAATTATGATGTAAGTGGTGCTTTTGAAGATATACAACTATTTCAAACACGCCATCATTTTAATATTGGAGCGGGTTTTGAACATACCAATGCTGGTTGGTATAGACCCGAAGACTATTCTTCTTATTTTCTACCGACAAAATTTGGTACAGACTGTATTCAAAATGACGGAACATTTGCCGATGCTTGCGATGCCAGCTTTATTCCAAGCAAAAACACTTCAGGACAATACAGCACCAGAAAAACTGTGTATTTAGCAGGTAATATAGATCTTACACAAGATTCTTGGTATGCCTTTGCAGAGGATAAAATCAACTGGAATGACACAATAGAAGCAACTATTGGCTTACGTTACGATTATGACAGCATTACCAAAAATGGAAACATTGCACCTCGTACATCTTTAAATTACATGCCTTTTTCCAATCAAAGTTTAATATTAACAACAGGTTGGAACCGCTATTACGATCGCTATCTATATACATTTAGCCTACAAGACGGTTTAAATAATTTACAACAACGCTATGATCGTAAAGATCTTGATTCCCCATGGACTGAAGGTGCAAATAATTCTTCTATTAATGTGAGCCGAAACCAACTTGACCTTCCTTATGCAAATGAATGGCTTATTGGGATGAGTGGTGAATTCAGCAATTGGAGCTACCAACTAAAATACATCAAGCGCGATTATAAGGATCAATATTATTTGGTTCGCCCAGATCCAACAGATTTATGGACACGCATTTACACAAATGACAAAACGTATCGCTCAAAAAATATTACCTTTAATTTGAATAATATCACCCCTATTGATCTATTCGAGGCTGAACATCGTTTTAATTTAGCCCTAAATTATTCAAACACTAAACGTGACTACAACAATGCTGATGAAGTTGAGTTAAAAAACTACACGCATGTTTTATTCAATGGATCAATTACAACTCCAAACGATATTCCTGCAAGTGATTTCAACACACCTATTACAGCTCGCTTAAGCTGGGATTTTACCCCCCACCGCTTAACAGGTTTAAATATTAGTAATTTTCTAATTTATAAACCACATTATGATGATCTTACCAAGTCTAGTATCCCAGCTAAAGATCAGATTACACATAATGGCTTACCTATTATTTATAGCTACAATGATACTAAAATTCCAACAGTATTCCGTTGGGATATGCGTATAAGCTACACCCAAAAATTATCTAAGAATATAAATGGAATTTTTGGATTAACCATTAATAATGTAACAAACCGCCATAATGTATATTTAGACAATGACTATTATCTAAAATCTGAAATTGGTCGACAATTTATTGCAGATATCACCCTTAAATTTTAA
- a CDS encoding amino acid permease, with translation MHSSPNDASHQGNSAPLKRAMSTRHLVMISLGGAIGTGLFLGSGEVIAQTGPVGAIISYFLGGIIAYMVMLCLGELAVHMPESGSFGAYASKYIGPGTGYTMTWLYWLTWSVTLGTEFTAAALLMQEWFPDSSMWLWTLIFGAFVFTLNMISTKWFAESEFWLALIKVVTVVAFILLGLLAIFGVLGYQGQETAPLFGNLTAQGWFPEGLFPIFATMLIVNFAFSGTELIGVAAGETKDPAKNVPKAINTAIFRLLIFFVGTIVVVTCLLPHQEAGLSAEGVSSSPFVTVFQHIGIPYAEDVIRFVIITALLSAANSGLFAASRMMWSLSYNKQLPAVFSKVNARGIPYVAVIVTMIGGMPGLLSEQFAPETIFKNLLGIAAFTMVVVWMSICLSQFNFRRQWYKAGHTKEELGFAAPLYPLVPILGFIFCFITCVSMVFDAEMLPGFIGCMIFIVACYVSYYTIYHKKQ, from the coding sequence ATGCACTCATCTCCGAATGATGCTTCGCATCAGGGCAATTCTGCGCCTTTAAAACGCGCTATGAGTACTCGACATCTAGTTATGATTTCGCTTGGCGGCGCAATCGGGACTGGCCTATTTTTAGGTTCGGGTGAAGTCATTGCACAAACGGGGCCAGTAGGTGCCATTATCTCCTATTTCCTTGGCGGTATTATCGCCTATATGGTTATGCTTTGCTTAGGCGAACTTGCTGTTCATATGCCTGAGTCTGGATCTTTTGGTGCCTATGCATCAAAATACATTGGTCCAGGTACTGGTTATACCATGACATGGTTATACTGGTTAACATGGTCAGTGACTCTTGGAACCGAATTTACTGCAGCTGCACTACTTATGCAGGAATGGTTCCCTGATAGTTCTATGTGGCTGTGGACGCTCATCTTTGGTGCTTTCGTATTTACCTTAAATATGATTTCAACCAAATGGTTTGCTGAATCTGAATTCTGGTTAGCTTTAATTAAAGTTGTAACCGTTGTTGCCTTTATTCTTCTTGGTTTATTGGCAATCTTTGGTGTCTTAGGTTATCAAGGTCAAGAAACTGCTCCTCTTTTTGGTAATTTAACTGCGCAAGGCTGGTTCCCAGAAGGTTTATTCCCTATTTTTGCAACAATGCTAATTGTTAACTTTGCCTTCTCTGGTACTGAGTTAATTGGTGTTGCTGCCGGTGAAACTAAAGACCCAGCTAAAAATGTACCAAAAGCCATTAACACTGCCATCTTCCGCCTATTGATCTTTTTTGTAGGTACGATTGTCGTTGTTACTTGCTTACTACCACATCAAGAAGCAGGTCTTAGCGCTGAAGGTGTAAGTAGTAGTCCATTCGTAACTGTCTTCCAACATATTGGTATTCCGTATGCTGAAGATGTGATTCGCTTTGTAATTATCACAGCATTACTTTCTGCTGCAAACTCAGGTTTATTCGCTGCATCACGTATGATGTGGTCATTGTCATACAATAAGCAACTTCCAGCAGTATTCTCTAAAGTGAATGCGCGTGGCATTCCATATGTTGCCGTAATTGTAACAATGATTGGTGGTATGCCAGGCTTACTATCTGAGCAATTTGCACCTGAAACTATCTTTAAAAATCTACTAGGTATTGCTGCCTTTACAATGGTCGTTGTATGGATGAGCATCTGCTTAAGCCAATTCAACTTCCGTCGCCAGTGGTACAAAGCAGGTCACACTAAAGAAGAACTTGGCTTTGCTGCACCACTTTATCCATTAGTGCCTATTCTTGGTTTTATCTTCTGCTTTATTACCTGCGTAAGTATGGTATTTGATGCTGAAATGCTACCTGGTTTTATTGGCTGTATGATTTTCATCGTTGCTTGCTATGTTAGCTACTATACGATTTATCATAAAAAGCAATAA
- a CDS encoding 2-hydroxyacid dehydrogenase: MAQKVVVFSQINKEILEKLKKKYHVVEINPKLGDVNQQILTEVQDADGMIGAGRILNKKNLSSATRLKVISSVSVGYDNYDLEYLKQKNIYLCHTPHVLTETTADLAFTLLMSAARKVVALDQWTKAGEWKRTVSPSQFGQDIFAKKLGIIGLGNIGTAIARRGFYGFNMQILYHSRKEKPEVANAFNAQYCELDELLQQSDFIIIAVDLNADSKALIRTEHFEKMQKHAVFINIARGSVVDEQALIQALKTNQIYAAGLDVYEKEPLQESELFGLDNVITLPHIGSATAETRYKMAELAYQNLIDGLENRRPKYTVNI; encoded by the coding sequence ATGGCACAAAAAGTTGTTGTTTTTAGTCAAATAAATAAAGAAATTTTAGAAAAATTAAAGAAAAAATATCACGTTGTAGAAATAAATCCTAAACTAGGTGATGTGAATCAGCAAATATTAACTGAAGTACAAGATGCTGATGGAATGATTGGTGCAGGACGAATTTTGAATAAAAAGAATTTATCAAGTGCAACTCGTTTAAAAGTCATATCTAGCGTAAGTGTTGGTTATGATAATTATGATTTGGAATACTTAAAACAAAAAAATATTTACTTATGCCATACACCACATGTATTAACTGAAACAACGGCAGATTTGGCTTTTACTCTGTTGATGAGTGCTGCCAGAAAAGTTGTGGCTCTAGATCAATGGACAAAGGCAGGTGAGTGGAAAAGAACAGTTTCTCCATCTCAATTTGGACAAGATATTTTTGCTAAAAAGCTTGGAATTATCGGTTTGGGAAATATTGGTACTGCAATTGCTAGACGTGGTTTTTATGGTTTTAATATGCAAATTTTGTATCATAGTCGCAAGGAAAAACCTGAAGTTGCAAATGCATTTAATGCGCAATATTGTGAGTTAGATGAATTACTTCAGCAATCTGATTTTATTATTATTGCTGTTGATTTAAATGCGGACTCAAAAGCATTAATTCGTACAGAACATTTTGAAAAAATGCAAAAACATGCTGTATTTATTAATATTGCAAGAGGTTCAGTTGTTGATGAGCAGGCACTCATTCAGGCATTAAAAACAAATCAAATTTATGCTGCTGGCTTGGATGTATATGAAAAGGAACCTTTGCAAGAGTCTGAATTATTTGGTCTGGACAATGTAATTACGTTACCACACATTGGTTCTGCGACAGCTGAAACACGCTACAAAATGGCAGAGTTGGCTTATCAGAACTTGATAGATGGTTTAGAAAATCGCAGACCTAAGTATACTGTAAACATATGA